A segment of the Candidatus Nitrososphaera gargensis Ga9.2 genome:
ATTTTTGATACGAGCTCGCAACTTCTGCAACACTGGGCATTTTTTTATATTCAAAATTAGCCTATGATTTGCAGCACTGTTTTTATCCTATGACAGTCTAGAATTTTTCGGCTATGAACTGTCCGAATTGCGCTTCGCCAATGCAAGAGGTTAGAAGGTATGATGCAGACATTGATTATTGCCCTACATGCAAAGGCGTATGGCTTGACAGGGGCGAAATTGACAAGATAGCAACCATGCAAACAAGGTATGACGAAGAGCATTATCGCCGCTACCATACAGACAGAGATTATGACGAGTATGATGACGACTATTACAATTATCGAGGGCACAGAAGGCGAAGAGGCTTCTTTGGCGACCTGTTTGATTTTGATTAGAAGCAATTTTCATGCCGTTGCTGGAATTGCTAAATAGTTTTTCTACTCATCATACACGTGGAAAAAGAACCCGCCAGCTGGACAGACCTTATCCACGAATCAGTCTATGCAAGCGATGATGCTGACATTGGTGATATCGAAGCAATTAACCGCTACTTCTTGGTCGTAAAGAGCGGGCTTTTGAATGTCCGCCGCTATTATATCCCTGTGACAAGGGTTGAAGGCTGGGATGGAAAGGTGGTCTGGCTCAAAGTCCCCGAAGCGCATGTAAAGAGCAGGTATCGGAAGGACGACGCTCCTGATCCATACTACTACCACTATAGCGGCGCGCCACCCGCAGACGAAGACGCCGTGCGCGACCTTCTCATCGACCTTCCAAAG
Coding sequences within it:
- a CDS encoding TFIIB-type zinc ribbon-containing protein, with protein sequence MNCPNCASPMQEVRRYDADIDYCPTCKGVWLDRGEIDKIATMQTRYDEEHYRRYHTDRDYDEYDDDYYNYRGHRRRRGFFGDLFDFD
- a CDS encoding C2H2-type zinc finger protein, whose translation is MEKEPASWTDLIHESVYASDDADIGDIEAINRYFLVVKSGLLNVRRYYIPVTRVEGWDGKVVWLKVPEAHVKSRYRKDDAPDPYYYHYSGAPPADEDAVRDLLIDLPKIPAKYEEDRPFLVAAASPKTPEPLHVFRCDLCNITFRTEDELSSHILGH